The Streptomyces camelliae genome window below encodes:
- a CDS encoding TMEM175 family protein → MNESGRVEAFSDGVFAIAITLLILDIKVPKAGEHGGLWEALGAQWPSYAAYVVSFLVIGIMWVNHHQLFSYVTRVDRTLMFLNLLVLMVVAAVPWPTSLLAEYLREGAEASHAAAAVYSLVMVAMALTFQALWWHLTRTGHLFDARVDPAAARATRARFALGSLGYPLTVALAFVSAPLTLAAHGLLALYYGFNQVPVPLRRDTP, encoded by the coding sequence ATGAACGAGTCCGGCCGCGTGGAGGCCTTCAGCGACGGCGTGTTCGCCATCGCCATCACCCTGCTCATCCTGGACATCAAGGTGCCCAAGGCGGGCGAACACGGCGGTCTCTGGGAGGCGTTGGGCGCGCAGTGGCCGTCGTACGCGGCCTATGTGGTCAGCTTCCTGGTCATCGGCATCATGTGGGTCAACCATCACCAGCTGTTCAGCTACGTCACCCGTGTCGACCGGACGCTGATGTTCCTGAACCTGCTGGTGCTGATGGTCGTGGCGGCGGTGCCCTGGCCGACGTCGCTGCTCGCGGAGTACCTGCGCGAGGGCGCCGAGGCCTCGCACGCCGCTGCCGCCGTGTACAGCCTGGTGATGGTCGCGATGGCCCTCACCTTCCAGGCCCTGTGGTGGCATCTCACCCGCACCGGTCACCTCTTCGACGCCCGCGTGGACCCGGCGGCGGCCCGCGCCACCCGGGCACGCTTCGCCCTCGGCTCCCTCGGCTACCCCCTGACGGTGGCGCTCGCCTTCGTCTCCGCACCCCTCACCCTCGCCGCCCACGGCCTGCTCGCCCTGTACTACGGCTTCAACCAGGTACCGGTCCCGCTCCGCCGGGACACCCCGTGA
- a CDS encoding nucleobase:cation symporter-2 family protein codes for MAAHPVDEKLPALKMATSGLQHVAAMYAGVVAPPLIVGAAVGLSATDLTFLTGACLFTAGLATFLQTLGFWKIGARLPFVNGVTFAGVAPMTAIVASAKDKSDALPMIFGAVIVAGLLGFLAAPFFSKAVRFFPPVVTGSVITLIGVSLLPVAFGWAQGPNPAAHDYGSTTNLTLAGLTLLIVLLLRRFTRGFVKQIAVLLGLITGTLLAIPFGATDFSPVAHADVVGFPTPFHFGTPTFHIAAILSMCVVMVVSMTESTADMLALGEIVERPSDEKTIAAGLRADTLGSALSPLFNGFMCSAFAQNIGLVAMTRIRSRFVVAVGGGFLVLMGLCPMAASLIAVVPRPVLGGAGVVLFGSVAASGIQTLVRAGLEKDNNVLIVAVSLAVGIIPITAPDFYHAFPETARIVLDSGISTGCVMAVLLNLVFNHLGRTREAEDVTHPMESGEELAPAH; via the coding sequence GTGGCCGCCCATCCTGTTGACGAGAAACTCCCCGCCCTCAAAATGGCGACCAGTGGCCTGCAGCATGTGGCCGCCATGTATGCGGGAGTCGTCGCACCACCCCTGATCGTCGGCGCGGCCGTAGGCCTGTCCGCCACCGACCTGACCTTCCTCACCGGAGCCTGTCTGTTCACCGCCGGGCTCGCCACCTTCCTGCAGACCCTCGGGTTCTGGAAGATCGGCGCCCGGCTGCCGTTCGTCAACGGCGTCACCTTCGCCGGTGTCGCGCCGATGACGGCCATCGTCGCCTCGGCCAAGGACAAGTCCGACGCCCTGCCGATGATCTTCGGCGCGGTGATCGTCGCCGGTCTCCTCGGCTTCTTGGCGGCGCCCTTCTTCAGCAAGGCCGTCCGCTTCTTCCCGCCCGTCGTCACCGGCTCGGTCATCACCCTGATCGGCGTCTCCCTGCTCCCGGTCGCGTTCGGCTGGGCCCAGGGGCCGAACCCCGCCGCGCACGACTACGGCTCGACGACCAACCTCACCCTGGCCGGCCTCACCCTGCTGATCGTGCTGCTGCTGCGCCGCTTCACCCGCGGCTTCGTCAAGCAGATCGCGGTCCTGCTCGGCCTGATCACCGGCACCCTCCTCGCGATACCCTTCGGCGCCACGGACTTCAGCCCCGTCGCGCACGCCGACGTCGTCGGCTTCCCCACCCCGTTCCACTTCGGCACCCCCACCTTCCACATCGCCGCGATCCTGTCGATGTGCGTGGTGATGGTCGTCTCCATGACCGAGTCCACCGCCGACATGCTCGCCCTCGGCGAGATCGTCGAACGCCCCTCGGACGAGAAGACGATCGCGGCCGGCCTGCGCGCCGACACCCTCGGCTCCGCGCTCAGCCCGCTCTTCAACGGCTTCATGTGCAGCGCCTTCGCCCAGAACATCGGCCTCGTCGCCATGACGCGGATCCGCAGCCGTTTCGTCGTCGCCGTCGGCGGCGGCTTCCTGGTCCTGATGGGCCTGTGCCCGATGGCCGCCTCGCTCATCGCGGTCGTCCCCCGCCCGGTCCTCGGCGGCGCCGGCGTCGTCCTGTTCGGCTCGGTCGCCGCGAGCGGCATCCAGACCCTGGTCCGGGCCGGCCTGGAGAAGGACAACAACGTCCTGATCGTCGCCGTCTCCCTCGCCGTCGGCATCATCCCGATCACCGCGCCGGACTTCTACCACGCCTTCCCCGAGACCGCGCGGATCGTCCTGGACTCGGGCATCTCCACCGGCTGTGTGATGGCCGTCCTGCTCAACCTGGTCTTCAACCACCTCGGCCGCACCCGCGAGGCCGAGGACGTCACCCATCCCATGGAGTCGGGCGAGGAGCTGGCGCCGGCGCACTGA
- a CDS encoding 8-oxoguanine deaminase produces MAPSADQRIVIENCAIATVDAGDTEYASGYLVLTGNRIEAVGAGRAPEGLQNVVRRIDASGHLATPGLVNTHHHFYQWITRGLATDHNLFNWLVALYPIWARIDERMTYAAAQGSLAMMARGGVTTAMDHHYVFPQGSGDLSGSIIRAAAEMGVRFTLARGSMDRSEKDGGLPPDFAVETLEGALAATEETVKQHHDASFDAMTQVAVAPCSPFSVSTELLREGAELARRLGVRLHTHGSETVEEEKFCHELFGMGPTDYFESTGWLGEDVWMAHCVHMNDSDIAAFARTKTGVAHCPSSNARLAAGIARVPDMLAAGVPVGLGVDGTASNESGELHTELRNALLINRLGAHREAALSARQALRLGTYGGAQVLGRADQIGSLEPGKLADVVLWKMDTLAHASIADPVTALVFGAAAPVTASFVNGEQIVTDGRLVTVDEDAIARSTREEAQRLARIAAQA; encoded by the coding sequence ATGGCACCATCGGCAGACCAGCGCATCGTCATCGAGAACTGCGCGATCGCGACCGTGGACGCGGGCGACACCGAGTACGCCTCCGGGTACCTGGTCCTCACCGGCAACCGCATCGAGGCGGTCGGCGCGGGCCGGGCCCCCGAAGGCCTGCAGAACGTGGTGCGCCGGATCGACGCGAGCGGCCATCTGGCCACGCCCGGTCTGGTCAACACCCACCACCACTTCTACCAGTGGATCACCCGGGGCCTGGCCACCGACCACAACCTGTTCAACTGGCTCGTCGCGCTCTACCCCATCTGGGCGCGCATCGACGAGCGGATGACGTACGCGGCCGCGCAGGGCTCCCTCGCCATGATGGCCCGCGGCGGTGTCACCACCGCCATGGACCACCACTACGTCTTCCCGCAGGGCTCCGGCGACCTGTCCGGGTCGATCATCCGGGCCGCCGCCGAGATGGGCGTCCGCTTCACGCTGGCCCGGGGCTCGATGGACCGCAGCGAGAAGGACGGCGGCCTGCCGCCGGACTTCGCCGTCGAGACGCTGGAAGGCGCCCTCGCCGCGACCGAGGAGACCGTCAAGCAGCACCACGACGCCTCCTTCGACGCCATGACCCAGGTGGCCGTGGCGCCCTGCTCGCCGTTCTCGGTGTCGACCGAACTCCTGCGTGAAGGTGCCGAGCTGGCTCGCCGCCTCGGCGTACGGCTGCACACCCACGGTTCGGAGACCGTGGAGGAGGAGAAGTTCTGCCACGAGCTGTTCGGCATGGGCCCGACCGACTACTTCGAGTCCACCGGCTGGCTCGGCGAGGACGTGTGGATGGCGCACTGCGTCCACATGAACGACTCCGACATCGCCGCCTTCGCCCGTACGAAGACCGGTGTCGCCCACTGCCCGTCCTCCAACGCCCGCCTCGCGGCCGGTATCGCGCGGGTCCCGGACATGCTGGCGGCCGGCGTCCCGGTCGGCCTCGGCGTCGACGGCACCGCCTCCAACGAGTCCGGCGAGCTGCACACCGAGCTGCGCAACGCCCTGCTGATCAACCGCCTCGGCGCCCACCGCGAGGCCGCCCTGAGCGCCCGTCAGGCACTCCGGCTCGGTACCTACGGCGGCGCCCAGGTGCTCGGCCGCGCCGACCAGATCGGCTCGCTGGAGCCGGGCAAGCTGGCCGACGTCGTGCTGTGGAAGATGGACACCCTCGCCCACGCCTCCATCGCCGACCCGGTGACCGCGCTGGTCTTCGGCGCGGCGGCCCCGGTCACCGCGTCCTTCGTCAACGGTGAGCAGATCGTGACGGACGGCCGCCTGGTCACCGTCGACGAGGACGCCATCGCCCGCTCCACCCGCGAGGAGGCCCAGCGCCTCGCCCGGATCGCCGCCCAGGCCTGA
- a CDS encoding nucleobase:cation symporter-2 family protein codes for MALPAKGPDTAPCSTPPVHSENAVTSDAVTSVHPVDEKLHPSRLVPAALQHIAAMYAGVVTPPLIIGQACGLDIAARTRLIAASLIVAGVATILQTLGVKGFVGNRLPFVNAASSAGIAPILAIAETNAKGHQLPAIYGAVMVAGAFCLAVGPFFGRLLRFFPPLVTGVVITLIGVTLMPVPVSWAQGGDKTAADFGSVRHLALAGFTLAVILLIQRFCRGFVKQIALLSGLLIGTLAAIPFGMADFSALRSAPVAALPAPFAFGPPEFQPAAVLSLCIVMLVLMTESSAGMLALGEICERRTDARTITRGLRTDGIATLLGPVFGSFPTSAFAQNVGVVSLTRVRSRYVVAVAGGALLVLGAFPVLGAVVSLVPMPVLGGAGIVLFGSIAVSGIRTLSEAGLDDSSNIILVAVALGAGIIPLAAPTFYADFPAWAQTVLGSGISAGALVAVLLNLFFHHLGTRSGGAAPALKSS; via the coding sequence ATGGCACTGCCTGCGAAGGGGCCCGACACAGCCCCGTGTTCCACCCCGCCGGTGCACTCCGAGAACGCCGTCACGTCCGACGCCGTCACATCCGTGCACCCGGTGGACGAAAAGCTCCACCCCTCGCGGCTCGTCCCCGCCGCGCTCCAGCACATCGCGGCGATGTACGCGGGCGTTGTCACTCCTCCGCTCATCATCGGCCAGGCCTGCGGACTCGACATCGCGGCCCGCACCCGGCTGATCGCCGCGAGCCTGATCGTCGCGGGCGTCGCGACCATCCTGCAGACCCTCGGCGTCAAAGGCTTCGTCGGCAACCGGCTGCCCTTCGTCAACGCCGCCTCCTCCGCCGGCATCGCCCCCATCCTGGCGATCGCCGAGACCAACGCCAAGGGCCACCAACTCCCCGCCATCTACGGCGCGGTGATGGTCGCCGGGGCCTTCTGCCTGGCCGTCGGCCCGTTCTTCGGACGGCTGCTGCGCTTCTTCCCGCCCCTGGTCACCGGCGTGGTCATCACGCTGATCGGGGTCACGCTGATGCCGGTCCCGGTGAGCTGGGCGCAGGGCGGCGACAAGACGGCCGCCGACTTCGGCTCCGTGCGGCACCTCGCGCTGGCCGGATTCACCCTCGCCGTCATCCTGCTGATCCAGCGCTTCTGCCGCGGCTTCGTCAAGCAGATCGCCCTGCTGTCCGGCCTGCTCATCGGCACCCTGGCCGCGATCCCGTTCGGCATGGCCGACTTCAGTGCCCTGAGGTCCGCGCCCGTCGCCGCGCTGCCCGCGCCGTTCGCCTTCGGCCCGCCGGAGTTCCAGCCCGCGGCCGTCCTGTCGCTGTGCATCGTGATGCTGGTCCTGATGACGGAGTCCAGCGCCGGCATGCTGGCCCTCGGCGAGATCTGTGAGCGCCGTACCGACGCGAGGACCATCACCCGGGGCCTGCGCACCGACGGCATCGCCACCCTGCTCGGCCCGGTCTTCGGCTCCTTCCCCACCTCGGCCTTCGCGCAGAACGTGGGCGTGGTCTCGCTGACCCGGGTGCGCAGCCGCTACGTCGTCGCCGTGGCCGGCGGCGCCCTGCTGGTCCTCGGCGCCTTCCCGGTGCTCGGCGCGGTCGTCTCCCTGGTCCCCATGCCGGTCCTCGGCGGCGCGGGCATCGTCCTGTTCGGCTCGATCGCGGTCAGCGGCATCCGTACGCTGTCGGAGGCGGGACTGGACGACAGCTCCAACATCATCCTGGTCGCCGTGGCGCTCGGCGCGGGCATCATCCCGCTGGCCGCACCGACGTTCTACGCCGACTTCCCGGCGTGGGCGCAGACCGTGCTCGGCTCCGGCATCAGCGCGGGCGCGCTCGTCGCGGTCCTGCTCAACCTGTTCTTCCATCATCTCGGCACCCGGAGCGGCGGAGCCGCTCCGGCACTCAAATCCTCCTAG
- the pucL gene encoding factor-independent urate hydroxylase, producing the protein MPTILGQNQYGKAENRVVKITRDGATHHIKDLNVSAALSGDMEEVHYSGSNANVLPTDTTKNTVFAFAKEHGIESAEQFGIHLARHFVTSQPAIHRARIRIEEYAWERIETSDANSKFIGADEVKHSFVRKGQEIRVTQVTYDGSSWEVVSGLKDLVVMNSTNSEFWGYVKDKYTTLQEAYDRILATQVSARWRFNWTDDEQKMPNWEKSYEQVKKHMLQAFAETYSLSLQQTLYQMGARIINNRSEIDEVRFSLPNKHHFLVDLEPFGLKNDNEVYFAADRPYGLIEATILRDGCEPKIPVDMTNL; encoded by the coding sequence ATGCCCACGATTCTTGGACAGAACCAGTACGGCAAAGCCGAGAACCGAGTCGTCAAGATCACGCGGGACGGCGCCACTCACCACATCAAGGACCTCAACGTCTCCGCCGCGCTGAGCGGTGACATGGAGGAGGTCCACTACTCCGGCTCCAACGCCAACGTCCTGCCGACCGACACCACCAAGAACACGGTGTTCGCGTTCGCCAAGGAACACGGCATCGAGTCCGCCGAGCAGTTCGGCATCCACCTCGCCCGCCACTTCGTCACCTCGCAGCCGGCGATCCACCGCGCCCGGATCCGGATCGAGGAGTACGCCTGGGAGCGGATCGAGACCTCCGACGCCAACTCCAAGTTCATCGGCGCGGACGAGGTCAAGCACTCGTTCGTCCGCAAGGGCCAGGAGATCCGCGTCACCCAGGTCACCTACGACGGCTCGTCGTGGGAGGTCGTCTCCGGCCTGAAGGACCTGGTCGTGATGAACTCGACGAACTCCGAGTTCTGGGGGTACGTCAAGGACAAGTACACGACCCTGCAGGAGGCGTACGACCGCATCCTCGCCACCCAGGTCTCCGCCCGCTGGCGGTTCAACTGGACCGACGACGAGCAGAAGATGCCGAACTGGGAGAAGTCCTACGAGCAGGTCAAGAAGCACATGCTTCAGGCCTTCGCCGAGACCTACTCCCTCTCCCTGCAGCAGACGCTGTACCAGATGGGTGCGCGCATCATCAACAACCGCAGCGAGATCGACGAGGTCCGCTTCTCGCTGCCGAACAAGCACCACTTCCTGGTCGACCTGGAGCCGTTCGGGCTCAAGAACGACAACGAGGTCTACTTCGCCGCCGACCGGCCCTACGGCCTGATCGAGGCGACGATCCTCCGGGACGGCTGCGAGCCGAAGATCCCGGTCGACATGACCAACCTCTGA
- the uraH gene encoding hydroxyisourate hydrolase translates to MSTSTTASVSTHILDTSVGRPAEGVAVQLSARSGRDADWQTLGGSATDADGRCKDLPALPEGTTHVRLDFAVEPYFEKKQADAQQDAPANRDSGRGVFFPEVAITFAVVPGEHYHVPLLLNPFGYSVYRGS, encoded by the coding sequence ATGAGCACCAGCACCACCGCCTCCGTGTCCACGCACATCCTGGACACCTCCGTGGGCCGCCCCGCCGAGGGCGTCGCCGTCCAGCTCTCCGCCCGCTCCGGGCGCGATGCGGACTGGCAGACGCTCGGTGGCTCCGCGACCGACGCCGACGGCCGGTGCAAAGACCTGCCGGCACTGCCGGAGGGGACCACACATGTACGGCTCGACTTCGCGGTGGAGCCGTACTTCGAGAAGAAGCAAGCCGATGCGCAGCAGGACGCCCCCGCGAATCGGGACAGCGGACGCGGCGTGTTCTTCCCGGAGGTGGCGATCACGTTCGCCGTCGTACCGGGCGAGCACTACCACGTGCCGCTGCTGCTCAACCCGTTCGGCTACTCCGTTTACCGAGGGAGCTAG